From a single Candidatus Thorarchaeota archaeon genomic region:
- the nadC gene encoding carboxylating nicotinate-nucleotide diphosphorylase, whose product MLPPEAIDALKAYISEDVRSGDITTSVLGPLNAEAIATIFVGSQTILAGVEEAIAIAKLYGLTYEQLLFEGNWVSPGEAVLRITGPARTLLVIERVILNIMMRMSGIATKTYKMLATAHRANPKVRVAATRKTTPGFRFFEKRAVQVGGGDRHRYALDDMVLIKNNHIAAVGSVAQAVRAAKEQVSFSKKVSCEVRSLEEAIEAIEAGADIILLDNFTPEELAEVVQSLIEKGLRNKVILEASGGIDEDNILQYAQSGVDVISSGALTHSYESSDFKMRLSLI is encoded by the coding sequence ATGCTACCACCAGAAGCAATCGACGCACTCAAAGCATACATCAGTGAGGATGTACGATCAGGGGACATTACCACCTCAGTATTAGGACCACTTAATGCTGAAGCAATTGCGACTATTTTTGTGGGATCGCAGACTATTCTTGCAGGTGTGGAAGAGGCCATTGCTATAGCAAAATTGTATGGCCTCACATATGAACAGCTACTATTTGAGGGGAATTGGGTTTCTCCGGGAGAGGCCGTACTTCGTATCACTGGACCTGCAAGAACGCTTCTGGTGATAGAACGAGTCATTCTCAACATAATGATGCGTATGAGCGGCATTGCAACCAAGACCTACAAGATGTTGGCCACTGCACATCGTGCCAATCCAAAAGTCAGAGTTGCAGCCACAAGAAAGACCACGCCGGGCTTCAGATTCTTTGAGAAACGAGCCGTGCAAGTGGGAGGCGGAGATCGCCACCGTTATGCACTCGATGACATGGTTCTCATCAAGAACAATCATATCGCGGCGGTCGGAAGTGTAGCGCAGGCGGTCCGTGCTGCAAAGGAACAGGTCTCGTTCTCAAAGAAAGTTTCTTGCGAAGTAAGATCGCTCGAAGAGGCAATTGAGGCAATCGAGGCGGGAGCTGACATCATACTTCTTGACAACTTCACACCAGAAGAGTTGGCAGAAGTTGTTCAGAGCCTTATTGAAAAGGGACTACGTAACAAGGTCATTCTTGAAGCCTCGGGGGGAATTGATGAAGACAATATCCTCCAATATGCTCAGAGTGGAGTTGACGTGATCTCCTCGGGAGCTCTGACCCACTCTTACGAGTCATCGGATTTTAAGATGCGACTGTCTTTAATATAA
- a CDS encoding TIGR00296 family protein, producing MGFVYSDKDGILLVKLARRTVDAFVTKQIKVEIPADMPSHLMKMSGVFVTLNILVNNHVDLRGCIGRPYPTQPLAEATRDSAIDAAVHDPRFSPVRPNELDSIVVELSVLTPPEKLNYERPEELLELVEIGRDGLIVSKGLWRGLLLPQVPVEWGWDTKEFLEHTCNKAGLPANAWKDPDTEFMAFQAEIFGETEPHGEVIRNPTHQRVV from the coding sequence ATGGGATTCGTATATTCAGATAAAGACGGAATTTTGCTTGTAAAGCTGGCAAGAAGAACTGTTGATGCTTTTGTCACCAAACAGATCAAGGTAGAGATTCCTGCCGATATGCCATCTCATTTGATGAAAATGTCGGGAGTCTTTGTGACCCTTAATATTTTAGTCAACAATCATGTGGATTTGAGAGGCTGCATAGGAAGACCATATCCGACACAACCGCTTGCGGAGGCCACAAGGGATTCCGCCATTGATGCTGCCGTCCACGACCCAAGATTTAGCCCAGTAAGACCAAATGAGCTTGATTCTATTGTTGTGGAATTGAGTGTATTAACCCCACCTGAGAAGCTGAACTATGAACGACCAGAGGAACTCTTGGAACTGGTAGAGATTGGGAGAGATGGTCTCATTGTATCAAAAGGGCTATGGCGTGGGCTATTACTACCTCAGGTCCCTGTAGAATGGGGATGGGACACCAAGGAATTCTTAGAGCATACCTGCAATAAAGCCGGACTGCCAGCGAATGCGTGGAAGGATCCAGACACAGAGTTTATGGCATTTCAGGCGGAGATATTTGGTGAGACCGAACCACATGGAGAGGTCATCAGAAATCCAACACATCAACGAGTAGTATAA
- a CDS encoding dihydroorotase family protein: protein MIQQGTPVIRSVGITGRKIQGIYQSGLEPTAQESIDCKGQYILPGMIDIHVHMRDLNQTAKEDYESGSRAAAAGGVTTVVDMPNSRPPVLDRDVLQEKIERARSMNIVNIGFYAGVPEDATSFDSEMVSDILGVKVYPHAPLTNTIYNSSRIKECLEISHRFSIPLLVHPDVPNDSTEPKTIEEFMKLHNCTKEALAVQRVVDAIHQVGGTLHVCHISCATAAEIVSKEKTQIPITGEVTPHHLFLNKEMFDFSDGTAKMLPPLRDPTNTKRLWTFLLQDNGIDTIGSDHAPHTMSEKKEAFLKASSGIPGLETSVPLLLTAVFEGKLPWETYLRACCQRPTEIVGIQGKGQLKPGFDADIVVVAQEEYKIEGSRFFSKAKVTPFEGTLVRARPVITITEGTIVYRDGDISVDPGTVGTVPVRNH, encoded by the coding sequence GTGATTCAGCAGGGAACACCTGTCATCCGATCCGTAGGAATTACTGGCAGAAAAATACAGGGAATCTATCAGAGCGGTCTAGAACCAACGGCACAAGAGAGTATAGACTGTAAGGGCCAATACATATTGCCAGGCATGATAGACATTCATGTTCATATGAGGGATCTAAATCAGACCGCCAAGGAGGACTACGAGAGCGGGTCTCGTGCTGCAGCTGCAGGAGGAGTCACCACAGTCGTGGATATGCCGAACTCAAGACCACCAGTACTAGACAGAGATGTGCTGCAAGAAAAGATCGAACGAGCAAGAAGCATGAACATAGTCAACATAGGATTTTATGCAGGAGTTCCGGAAGACGCCACATCATTCGATTCGGAAATGGTCTCAGATATTTTGGGTGTTAAGGTCTATCCTCACGCGCCGCTCACGAACACCATATATAATTCAAGCCGAATCAAAGAGTGCTTGGAGATATCTCACAGATTTAGTATCCCATTATTAGTGCACCCCGACGTACCAAACGACTCGACAGAACCTAAGACAATAGAGGAGTTTATGAAACTACATAATTGCACCAAGGAGGCTCTTGCGGTTCAACGCGTTGTAGATGCCATTCACCAGGTCGGGGGAACACTTCATGTATGCCACATAAGCTGTGCCACAGCAGCGGAGATTGTGAGCAAGGAGAAAACACAGATTCCCATAACAGGAGAGGTCACTCCACATCATCTCTTTCTCAACAAGGAGATGTTTGATTTTTCTGACGGAACTGCAAAGATGCTTCCACCTCTCAGAGACCCAACGAATACAAAGAGGCTATGGACCTTTTTACTTCAAGACAATGGAATAGATACGATTGGCTCGGATCATGCACCACATACAATGAGTGAGAAAAAAGAGGCATTTTTGAAAGCATCTTCAGGAATACCGGGACTTGAGACCTCGGTACCCTTGCTACTTACAGCAGTCTTTGAAGGAAAATTACCTTGGGAAACGTATCTGAGAGCATGCTGCCAGCGACCCACAGAGATAGTTGGAATACAGGGGAAAGGCCAACTGAAACCGGGATTTGACGCAGATATTGTTGTTGTCGCGCAAGAAGAATACAAGATAGAGGGAAGTAGATTCTTCTCAAAGGCAAAGGTCACTCCGTTTGAGGGTACCCTTGTGAGAGCACGACCAGTCATAACGATTACAGAGGGGACTATTGTCTATAGAGATGGAGATATCTCCGTAGACCCGGGAACGGTGGGTACTGTTCCAGTACGAAACCATTAA
- a CDS encoding CBS domain-containing protein — MKVSQIMVEPVTIDKDQRLSYAMELLDRKRVDRLIVTENDEVRGILTYADIADRLGVSKVVAVSIGRLHVSSAMSDMVITVTPDDEVDEVANLMVERGMSGCPVVDDEKGLVGVVTKRELLPLMTKFKDIGVKDLMTSENILIVNPVERLIKARSDLLTSGFSGMPVVDGQRVLGLLTEKMIATAMAKFSVEVPDKHRANQIRQLRVVDAMLQQPPLIPADATIADAAQIMLDTTVNTVPVVEEGNKLVGIISTTDIAKFVANKFRLPNNE, encoded by the coding sequence TTGAAAGTCAGTCAGATTATGGTAGAACCAGTTACAATAGATAAAGACCAACGTCTATCTTATGCAATGGAATTACTGGACAGAAAACGTGTTGATAGATTAATAGTGACCGAGAATGACGAAGTAAGAGGAATTTTGACCTATGCGGATATTGCAGATCGCCTCGGGGTCAGTAAAGTAGTAGCGGTTTCCATCGGAAGATTACATGTTTCATCTGCTATGTCAGATATGGTGATCACAGTCACCCCTGACGACGAGGTCGATGAAGTTGCCAATTTAATGGTCGAGAGAGGAATGAGCGGCTGCCCTGTAGTAGATGATGAGAAGGGCCTAGTAGGAGTAGTGACTAAAAGAGAATTACTCCCACTCATGACCAAGTTTAAGGACATTGGAGTAAAAGACTTGATGACCTCAGAGAATATTCTCATTGTCAACCCCGTAGAACGCCTCATTAAAGCAAGATCAGATTTATTGACATCAGGATTTTCAGGCATGCCAGTTGTGGATGGGCAACGAGTGCTAGGTCTTCTTACTGAGAAGATGATTGCTACAGCGATGGCCAAGTTCAGTGTCGAGGTGCCGGATAAGCATCGGGCCAACCAGATACGACAACTGAGAGTAGTAGATGCCATGTTGCAACAACCACCACTTATTCCAGCTGATGCCACAATTGCTGATGCTGCTCAAATAATGCTTGACACAACCGTCAATACAGTCCCAGTGGTTGAAGAAGGAAACAAGCTGGTCGGAATCATCAGTACAACGGACATCGCAAAGTTTGTTGCCAACAAGTTTAGATTGCCAAACAATGAATGA
- a CDS encoding CBS domain-containing protein encodes MSVRDIMAVNVITITPDATALDAAKVMAKMDIGSVIIVDKQRAVGIITEADIVRRVIAKEADPKTTQAREIMSSPLIHVTPDTALTDTMRVMARSGIRRVIVLKNDSLAGIITSRDILKWSPELIDVLSESLRLKGEPTPRPLSEEEEDELVAYGGICDICGEYSTDLVLENGKYVCEACRQ; translated from the coding sequence ATGTCTGTCAGGGACATAATGGCTGTAAATGTAATCACCATTACACCGGATGCCACTGCACTAGATGCCGCAAAAGTGATGGCAAAGATGGATATCGGGTCGGTCATAATCGTCGATAAACAACGTGCTGTAGGAATTATCACCGAAGCAGACATTGTAAGACGTGTGATTGCAAAGGAAGCAGACCCAAAAACAACCCAAGCCAGAGAGATCATGTCGTCCCCATTGATACATGTCACTCCAGACACAGCATTAACAGATACAATGAGAGTAATGGCAAGAAGTGGCATACGACGGGTTATTGTTCTCAAAAACGACTCACTCGCAGGAATAATCACATCAAGAGATATTTTGAAATGGTCCCCTGAACTAATCGATGTTCTTTCCGAATCACTTCGATTGAAAGGCGAACCCACACCAAGACCACTCTCAGAGGAAGAAGAAGATGAGCTTGTGGCATATGGGGGAATTTGTGATATCTGTGGTGAATACTCCACAGATCTAGTCTTGGAGAATGGTAAATATGTCTGCGAGGCCTGCCGCCAGTAG
- a CDS encoding NFACT RNA binding domain-containing protein: protein MKDTMSNIDIRMILPEIKETAQGAFIKNVYQYGPVFVLKIYKPGGGTTQLLIEPGRRIHLTEYRRAAPRNPPKFISVLRKYLREKKIVKIKQHDLDRIITLEIEDGDDRYKVVTELFGAGNILLLDTEDRIFVAQRYKKMRDRDIVPKAIYQFPPPRGVDIFDIDADKLPEIIADSHSNVVRTLASRLNLDALSCEEICALAEVAPTAKVSELDSSSFVDLVEGVRKFSTRLQGGVEKPRIVFEEESEDEEPDNLAFVPFDFEMFKDYPAQIYETFSQTIDEYYGVSEAELEPDEKEDLLAKERRKLLRIIEKQQEGISSLERKAEESRIIGETIYANFQIVQEVLQTITQARTSGLSWDEIISRIEEGKKSGNTTAQIIKKIIPSQAQIVVDLRGVEVRLDIRLSAQDNGSRLYELAKKAEKKVKGAMKQIEKTKAKLEKLDSVEIKQTITRPVKRRKRKWFEKFRWFRSSEGFLILGGRDAKTNEQLAKRHLGPNDIFLHAALHGAPYTVIKVPEEPPGEQTIKEAAQFAVTYSRAWQDGLSAGDAYWVNPEQVSFTPPSGEYLPTGAVMIYGTKNYVKSVPVELAVGIIIEEGETMPMAGPPSAISAHTDYLVQVAPGNIKKGKLVKEIITALVRKAPETVRPNILEIPQEDMMRVLPSGDGKIISHE, encoded by the coding sequence ATGAAAGATACGATGAGCAATATCGACATCCGAATGATTCTTCCCGAGATCAAAGAGACGGCACAGGGTGCGTTTATCAAGAATGTATACCAGTATGGTCCAGTATTTGTGCTCAAAATATACAAGCCGGGAGGCGGCACCACCCAATTATTAATCGAACCAGGACGGAGAATTCATCTAACCGAATACCGAAGGGCTGCTCCACGGAATCCGCCAAAGTTCATTTCTGTGTTGAGAAAATACCTTCGTGAGAAAAAGATTGTAAAAATCAAGCAGCATGATCTTGACAGGATCATCACTCTTGAGATAGAAGATGGCGACGATAGGTACAAGGTCGTCACAGAACTTTTTGGCGCCGGAAATATTCTACTTTTAGACACTGAAGATAGAATATTTGTTGCCCAGCGTTACAAAAAAATGAGAGATCGAGATATAGTCCCAAAGGCAATCTATCAGTTTCCGCCGCCACGAGGCGTGGATATCTTTGACATCGATGCAGATAAACTACCTGAGATTATTGCGGATTCGCATTCAAATGTTGTCAGGACGCTCGCCAGCAGGCTCAATCTAGATGCACTCAGTTGTGAAGAGATCTGTGCTCTTGCAGAGGTTGCACCCACAGCAAAAGTGTCTGAACTTGATTCTAGTTCATTTGTGGATCTTGTTGAAGGCGTTAGAAAATTCAGCACACGTCTTCAAGGAGGAGTTGAGAAACCACGTATCGTATTTGAAGAAGAGTCAGAAGATGAGGAACCCGATAATCTTGCATTTGTCCCATTTGATTTTGAGATGTTCAAAGACTACCCTGCACAGATATATGAAACATTTAGCCAGACCATTGACGAATATTATGGGGTGAGTGAGGCCGAACTAGAGCCGGATGAAAAGGAGGATTTGTTGGCCAAAGAACGGAGAAAACTTCTCAGAATCATAGAAAAACAACAGGAAGGAATTTCGTCCCTTGAACGGAAAGCTGAGGAGTCAAGAATAATTGGCGAGACCATCTATGCCAATTTTCAGATAGTTCAGGAGGTTTTACAGACCATTACACAAGCCAGAACCAGCGGACTGTCATGGGACGAGATCATCTCACGAATTGAAGAGGGGAAAAAATCAGGTAATACAACTGCACAGATTATCAAAAAGATAATTCCATCTCAAGCTCAAATAGTAGTGGATTTGCGCGGAGTTGAGGTAAGATTAGATATACGACTTAGTGCTCAAGATAATGGCTCAAGACTGTATGAATTAGCAAAGAAAGCAGAGAAGAAAGTCAAGGGCGCCATGAAACAAATCGAGAAGACTAAAGCGAAGCTGGAGAAGCTTGATTCCGTCGAGATCAAACAGACTATCACAAGGCCAGTTAAACGAAGAAAGAGAAAATGGTTTGAGAAGTTCAGATGGTTCCGTTCTTCAGAGGGGTTTTTGATCTTGGGAGGGCGTGATGCAAAGACCAACGAACAGCTGGCAAAACGTCACCTAGGCCCAAATGACATCTTTCTGCATGCGGCATTACACGGCGCCCCCTACACAGTCATCAAGGTTCCAGAAGAACCACCTGGAGAACAGACCATAAAAGAGGCAGCTCAATTTGCGGTGACGTACTCACGTGCATGGCAAGATGGCCTCTCAGCAGGTGATGCGTATTGGGTCAATCCCGAACAAGTCAGCTTTACACCACCATCAGGAGAATATCTTCCGACTGGTGCAGTCATGATCTATGGCACAAAGAACTATGTCAAGTCTGTGCCTGTTGAACTAGCGGTAGGGATCATTATTGAAGAGGGGGAGACAATGCCAATGGCGGGCCCGCCTTCAGCAATATCAGCCCATACTGATTATTTAGTACAGGTGGCCCCGGGAAACATCAAGAAGGGGAAGCTTGTAAAAGAAATCATCACCGCTCTGGTCAGAAAAGCCCCTGAAACAGTACGACCGAATATCTTGGAAATACCACAAGAGGATATGATGCGTGTGCTCCCGTCAGGAGATGGAAAAATCATCAGTCATGAATAG
- a CDS encoding AsnC family transcriptional regulator produces MDELDKKIIRILQRDARLPFTKIAKELDQPDTTVHFRTRRLLKAGVITRFSALVNPPALGFTVSALLKIQIGGHILPEISLERTQSFAEELGMRSDFCWVAISEEPMTIYALMLAEDDSSLQQQVEELRKRPDVSNVGTTLIHTITKGGELTGGEILGGDDQ; encoded by the coding sequence ATGGATGAGCTCGATAAAAAAATAATCCGTATTTTACAGCGTGACGCTCGTCTTCCATTTACTAAGATTGCAAAAGAACTTGATCAACCTGATACAACAGTGCATTTTCGTACTCGTCGACTTCTCAAGGCCGGAGTAATCACAAGGTTTAGTGCTCTTGTGAATCCACCTGCGCTTGGTTTCACCGTTTCAGCTCTTCTGAAAATTCAGATTGGAGGTCACATACTGCCTGAGATCAGTCTGGAACGTACGCAAAGCTTTGCGGAAGAACTTGGTATGCGCTCTGACTTTTGTTGGGTCGCGATAAGTGAAGAGCCCATGACAATCTATGCTCTTATGTTGGCAGAGGACGATTCATCTTTACAGCAGCAGGTCGAGGAGTTACGTAAACGTCCTGATGTTTCGAATGTTGGAACGACTCTTATTCATACTATCACCAAGGGTGGGGAATTGACTGGTGGAGAGATATTGGGTGGTGATGACCAATGA
- a CDS encoding prepilin peptidase: protein MSLPHILSFLTVVIALIPFSILDLRYRRVSNRYTMASIVVGCMLITLTGQIFIELWIHLFAIVLMLWFVLVLYRIGSLGGADVKILLFVSITSPGLVFVVWDDFIIEGLVGTGMMVVLILILASTYSRTKRSTQHDRTPLVPFMLIAYLCIQMLSLLL, encoded by the coding sequence ATGTCGCTGCCACATATACTGTCATTTTTGACCGTCGTCATTGCTCTTATTCCATTTAGTATTCTTGACCTAAGATACAGGCGTGTGTCAAACAGATATACCATGGCCAGTATAGTGGTCGGTTGTATGCTCATTACCTTGACGGGACAAATTTTCATAGAACTGTGGATTCATCTCTTTGCAATCGTTCTAATGTTGTGGTTTGTCCTAGTGCTATATAGAATAGGATCTTTAGGAGGAGCTGATGTCAAGATCCTACTATTCGTAAGCATCACCAGTCCGGGGCTCGTATTTGTGGTATGGGACGACTTCATAATAGAAGGATTAGTGGGAACAGGAATGATGGTCGTTCTGATACTGATTCTCGCATCAACATATTCCCGGACAAAGAGATCAACACAACATGATCGGACGCCATTAGTTCCATTTATGCTCATAGCATATCTTTGCATCCAGATGCTATCACTACTGCTCTAG
- a CDS encoding fumarate hydratase — protein MKDPAQVIQDTTVRLLRKSSTVLPSDVEKALREAYERETNATAKTQFEAILKNIEIARSGIPMCQDTGIMIFYVTAGENFPYLGEIRDALTKAVVKATAEIPLRPNAVNPIVGGNSGNNVGKKIPWINWDIVPGDSLEITAFPKGGGSENASIVGMLKPGVGLTGVKKMVVDNALSYMGKACAPNIIGVGIGGGADIAIKIAKQQLMRPLDDHHPEPEVAEIEREIKEAINAAGIGPMGLGGDTTVLAVKVDYAMRHPASLPVGVAVQCWAARRSTAIISKDLDVQYLTHPLEDE, from the coding sequence ATGAAAGACCCTGCTCAAGTCATACAGGACACTACAGTTCGTTTGCTTCGTAAATCGTCGACTGTTTTGCCTTCAGATGTAGAGAAGGCCCTACGTGAAGCATACGAACGTGAAACAAATGCAACCGCCAAGACACAGTTCGAGGCCATTCTAAAGAACATCGAGATCGCCCGTAGTGGTATCCCGATGTGTCAGGACACTGGAATCATGATTTTTTATGTGACGGCCGGTGAAAATTTCCCCTATTTGGGTGAGATTCGTGATGCTCTGACCAAGGCTGTAGTCAAGGCAACAGCAGAAATCCCCCTTAGGCCCAATGCTGTGAATCCCATTGTCGGAGGGAACTCTGGCAATAACGTCGGTAAAAAAATACCCTGGATCAACTGGGATATTGTGCCAGGTGACTCTCTTGAGATCACAGCCTTCCCAAAGGGTGGTGGCAGTGAGAATGCTTCTATTGTGGGAATGCTAAAGCCCGGTGTCGGATTGACTGGCGTTAAGAAGATGGTCGTTGATAATGCATTGAGTTACATGGGTAAGGCGTGTGCTCCCAACATAATTGGGGTTGGTATCGGAGGCGGGGCTGATATTGCTATCAAGATTGCAAAGCAGCAGTTGATGCGCCCACTGGATGATCATCACCCTGAGCCGGAAGTGGCAGAGATTGAGAGGGAGATTAAGGAGGCAATCAACGCGGCAGGAATCGGTCCGATGGGACTTGGTGGGGACACAACAGTGTTGGCCGTAAAGGTCGATTATGCCATGAGGCATCCAGCTAGTCTGCCTGTTGGAGTGGCGGTACAATGCTGGGCGGCACGACGCAGTACAGCCATCATCTCGAAGGATCTAGATGTGCAATATTTGACACACCCACTGGAGGATGAGTAA
- a CDS encoding FumA C-terminus/TtdB family hydratase beta subunit, translated as MAEYHFTTPISEEDARKLKVGDIVYVSGEHVYTARDEAHQRALELFDEGKQPPVDFEGSVVYHVGPVAWQKNGKWEIVSAGPTTSIRMELFEDEFLRKYKARIIIGKGGMGPKTLAALKEVGAVYCSFTGGCGALAAKGLKEVRAYEWQDLGMPEALWVITAEEFGPLLVTMDSHGNSLHDEMDKKVAAKKDEVYAKIGIHS; from the coding sequence ATGGCGGAGTATCATTTCACGACCCCTATCTCCGAAGAGGATGCTCGCAAACTCAAAGTTGGCGATATCGTCTATGTTTCCGGAGAGCATGTATATACCGCTCGTGATGAGGCTCATCAACGGGCCTTAGAACTCTTTGACGAAGGTAAACAACCGCCTGTCGATTTTGAGGGTAGTGTTGTCTATCATGTTGGGCCTGTTGCATGGCAAAAGAATGGCAAGTGGGAGATCGTTTCTGCTGGTCCTACCACAAGCATTCGTATGGAACTCTTTGAGGACGAGTTTCTTAGGAAGTATAAGGCACGCATTATCATTGGTAAAGGTGGCATGGGGCCAAAGACCCTTGCAGCCCTCAAGGAAGTTGGGGCTGTCTACTGTAGCTTTACTGGCGGATGTGGTGCACTTGCAGCTAAAGGTCTCAAAGAAGTACGTGCATATGAGTGGCAAGATCTCGGGATGCCTGAGGCGCTCTGGGTAATTACTGCTGAAGAGTTCGGGCCTCTACTTGTGACTATGGACTCTCACGGGAATAGTCTACATGACGAGATGGACAAGAAGGTTGCAGCCAAGAAAGATGAAGTATATGCTAAGATTGGCATACACTCCTAA
- a CDS encoding FAD-binding protein yields MDYKTIVCDVLVVGAGGAGCRAAIEAAKHNTDVIVISKELLGKAHTSMAEGGYNVAIGNVDPDDNPDVHFKDTIVGGNYLNNQELVEILVTDAPTRVYDLEEMGAVFDRTPEGKIAQRPFGKQTYRRTAYASDRTGSEIMVTLVEAIRSSSVRVYDEVFATRFLVHDGRIAGVTAIDMKHGDYLVFRAKSVVMATGGAGRIYEVTSNAQLDVGDGYAMAYEAGCDLIDMEMVQFHPTGMVKPESARGRLVTEAVRGEGGILLNNRGERFMNKYYPQVMELAGRDQVARSIMTEVVEGRGTPDGGVYLSIAHLPRSIIEFRLESMIEQFGDAGVDIREEPMQVSPTAHHFMGGVKIDTNAQSTIPGLFAAGECTGGVHGGNRLGGNALADTQVFGALAGGNAAKYALEHELPGFDRDEVNREFERLQGMLERKDGIPPSVAREELKSLMWKRVQIFRNDKDIEYAVKELRRIEKEVVPKIKVDIPIRRFNPGWHQAIEFAHMVITARMVAEAAFIRKGSRGAHFRTDADPNDDGNYNIVIRKGKNGEMELRKQDLVITRIPPP; encoded by the coding sequence TTGGATTACAAGACCATCGTCTGCGACGTCCTCGTTGTTGGTGCGGGCGGTGCTGGCTGCCGTGCTGCAATCGAGGCGGCAAAGCATAATACTGACGTTATAGTAATTAGTAAAGAGCTCCTCGGCAAGGCTCATACGTCTATGGCCGAGGGTGGATATAATGTTGCTATTGGGAATGTGGATCCCGATGACAACCCTGATGTTCACTTCAAGGACACAATCGTGGGTGGCAACTATCTCAATAATCAAGAACTTGTTGAGATTCTTGTGACTGATGCACCGACACGTGTATACGACCTTGAAGAAATGGGAGCAGTCTTTGATCGGACCCCCGAAGGAAAGATTGCCCAGCGCCCATTCGGTAAACAGACCTATCGTCGTACAGCCTACGCTTCTGACAGAACAGGATCTGAAATTATGGTCACATTGGTCGAGGCTATTCGTAGCAGTTCTGTTCGCGTCTATGATGAGGTCTTTGCCACACGCTTCCTCGTTCATGATGGCCGTATTGCGGGTGTCACGGCCATCGACATGAAACATGGTGACTACCTTGTCTTTAGAGCGAAATCCGTCGTCATGGCAACTGGCGGTGCTGGCCGAATATACGAAGTCACTAGTAATGCTCAGCTTGATGTTGGTGATGGGTATGCCATGGCCTATGAGGCGGGCTGCGATCTCATTGATATGGAAATGGTTCAGTTCCATCCCACTGGAATGGTGAAACCCGAGTCTGCAAGAGGCCGACTTGTGACTGAGGCGGTACGTGGTGAGGGAGGTATCCTCCTGAACAATCGTGGTGAACGCTTCATGAACAAGTACTATCCACAAGTGATGGAGCTGGCGGGTCGTGATCAAGTGGCTCGTTCAATCATGACCGAGGTTGTTGAAGGTCGTGGTACTCCTGATGGTGGTGTCTATCTCAGTATCGCCCATCTCCCCCGTTCAATCATCGAATTTCGACTTGAGAGCATGATTGAACAATTTGGTGATGCTGGAGTTGATATCCGCGAGGAACCAATGCAAGTTTCACCTACTGCGCATCACTTTATGGGTGGGGTGAAAATAGATACTAACGCTCAATCAACCATTCCTGGTCTGTTCGCAGCGGGTGAGTGCACTGGCGGGGTTCATGGCGGAAACCGTCTTGGTGGAAATGCTCTTGCTGACACTCAAGTGTTTGGAGCACTTGCTGGTGGAAATGCAGCCAAATATGCATTAGAACATGAACTGCCTGGTTTTGACAGGGATGAGGTCAACCGCGAGTTCGAACGTCTTCAGGGAATGCTTGAGCGAAAGGATGGTATTCCTCCCTCCGTCGCTCGTGAAGAACTCAAATCCTTGATGTGGAAACGTGTCCAGATATTCAGAAATGATAAAGACATCGAGTACGCTGTCAAAGAGCTTCGGCGCATTGAGAAAGAAGTTGTCCCCAAAATCAAGGTTGATATACCGATTCGTAGATTCAATCCCGGCTGGCATCAAGCAATTGAATTTGCACATATGGTGATTACTGCACGTATGGTGGCCGAAGCCGCTTTCATACGCAAAGGGAGCCGTGGTGCGCACTTTCGTACGGATGCTGACCCTAATGATGATGGTAATTACAATATTGTCATCAGAAAGGGGAAGAACGGGGAAATGGAACTAAGAAAGCAGGACTTGGTGATAACGCGAATACCCCCACCGTAG